Proteins encoded by one window of Brevibacterium atlanticum:
- the purF gene encoding amidophosphoribosyltransferase codes for MVARGDGQLTHEIDPQDRGPQDECGVFGVWAPGEEVAKLTYFGLYALQHRGQESAGIAASNGRQILIYRDMGLVSQVFHERDLELLQGHIAVGHTRYSTTGSPSFENAQPTLGPTPFGTVALAHNGNLTNFDELETMADGRRDHATKVVEEATKKTSRTRPFRDSSNDTSLVTELFATEEGEDLTEAALSLLPHVDGAFSLVYMDENTLYAARDRHGVRPLSLGRLENGWVVASETAALDIVGAKFVRDVEPGELIAIDEDGLRSHRFAEPSQARCVFEYVYLARPDSMLAGKNVHAARTQMGRQLAEEYPVDADLVIATPESGTPAAVGYAEASGIPFGQGLMKNAYVGRTFIQPSQTLRQLGIRLKLNPLRENIEGKRLVVVDDSIVRGNTQRALVAMLREAGAKEIHVRISSPPVKWPCFYGIDFATRAELIANGLTTNEICDNLGADSLGYISLDGMIAATQQERSQLCTACFSGDYPIPVNNTPADKGC; via the coding sequence GACCGCGGACCGCAGGATGAATGCGGTGTGTTCGGAGTCTGGGCACCCGGCGAAGAAGTCGCCAAACTCACCTACTTCGGGCTCTACGCTCTGCAGCACCGGGGACAGGAGTCCGCAGGCATCGCTGCCAGCAACGGCAGGCAGATCCTCATCTACCGCGATATGGGCCTGGTCTCCCAGGTGTTCCACGAACGCGATCTCGAACTCCTGCAGGGCCACATCGCCGTCGGGCACACCCGGTATTCGACGACGGGTTCGCCGTCGTTCGAAAACGCTCAGCCCACGCTCGGACCGACTCCGTTCGGCACCGTGGCGCTGGCCCACAACGGCAACCTCACGAACTTCGACGAACTCGAGACCATGGCCGACGGTCGCCGTGACCACGCGACGAAGGTCGTCGAGGAGGCCACGAAGAAGACCTCCCGCACCCGGCCCTTCCGCGACTCCTCGAACGACACCTCGCTGGTCACCGAACTCTTCGCCACCGAGGAGGGAGAAGACCTCACCGAGGCGGCACTGAGTCTGCTGCCCCACGTCGACGGTGCGTTCTCGCTGGTGTACATGGACGAGAACACGCTCTACGCCGCCCGTGACCGGCACGGGGTCCGCCCCCTGTCGCTGGGCCGGTTGGAGAACGGCTGGGTCGTGGCCTCGGAGACCGCGGCACTCGACATCGTCGGGGCGAAGTTCGTCCGCGACGTCGAACCCGGTGAGCTCATCGCCATCGACGAAGACGGGCTGCGCTCCCACCGTTTCGCCGAACCGTCTCAGGCCCGCTGCGTCTTCGAATACGTCTACCTCGCCCGACCCGACAGCATGCTCGCCGGCAAGAACGTCCACGCCGCCCGCACCCAGATGGGACGACAACTGGCCGAGGAGTACCCGGTCGATGCCGACCTCGTCATCGCCACCCCCGAATCGGGAACCCCTGCCGCCGTCGGATACGCCGAAGCCTCGGGCATTCCCTTCGGCCAGGGACTGATGAAGAACGCCTACGTGGGACGGACCTTCATCCAGCCCTCGCAGACCCTGCGGCAGCTGGGCATCCGACTCAAGCTCAACCCGCTGCGGGAGAACATCGAAGGCAAACGCCTCGTCGTCGTCGACGATTCGATCGTGCGCGGCAATACCCAGCGGGCGCTCGTGGCCATGCTGCGGGAAGCCGGGGCGAAGGAGATCCACGTCCGCATCTCCTCCCCGCCGGTGAAGTGGCCGTGCTTCTACGGCATCGACTTCGCTACCCGGGCTGAGCTCATCGCCAACGGACTGACGACGAACGAGATCTGCGACAACCTCGGCGCGGATTCCCTCGGTTACATTTCGCTGGACGGCATGATCGCCGCCACCCAGCAGGAGCGCAGCCAGCTGTGCACCGCCTGCTTCTCGGGTGACTACCCGATTCCCGTCAACAACACCCCCGCCGACAAAGGATGCTGA
- the purM gene encoding phosphoribosylformylglycinamidine cyclo-ligase gives MSSDANPKSTTYAAAGVDVEAGDRAVELMKAAVSATHNSSVIGGMGGFAGLFDVSVLKDYDRPLLATSTDGVGTKVAIAQALDKHDTIGYDLVGMVVDDIIVCGARPLFMTDYIACGKVVAERIADIVRGIADACASAGVALVGGETAEHPGLLGVDDYDVAGAATGVVEASQLLGPEKVRAGDVLIGLPSSGIHSNGYSLVRHIIAEAGWGLDRQVEEFGRTLGEELLVPTHVYTGELAALFDALPEAVHSVSHVTGGGLSANVARVLPQGLVAQMSRASWTVPAVFSVLGDLGGVPQADRERTWNLGVGMVLVVDPSAVDGVLAASPGAWVLGDVAADDGALATDPYYVQGAKGVDGGAAILQ, from the coding sequence TTGAGTTCCGACGCGAACCCGAAGTCCACCACCTATGCCGCCGCAGGCGTCGACGTCGAGGCCGGTGATCGCGCCGTCGAACTCATGAAAGCCGCTGTCTCTGCGACCCACAACTCCTCGGTGATCGGCGGGATGGGCGGATTCGCCGGGCTCTTCGATGTCTCAGTGCTCAAGGACTACGACCGTCCGCTGCTGGCGACGTCGACCGACGGGGTGGGGACGAAGGTCGCCATCGCGCAGGCCCTCGACAAGCACGACACCATCGGCTACGACCTGGTCGGCATGGTCGTCGACGACATCATCGTCTGCGGTGCCCGGCCCCTGTTCATGACCGACTACATCGCATGCGGCAAGGTCGTGGCCGAACGCATCGCCGACATCGTGCGCGGTATCGCCGATGCCTGCGCCTCGGCCGGTGTGGCTCTCGTCGGCGGGGAGACCGCGGAACATCCGGGTCTGCTCGGTGTCGACGACTACGATGTCGCCGGTGCTGCCACCGGTGTCGTCGAGGCTTCCCAGCTGCTCGGACCCGAGAAGGTGCGTGCCGGTGACGTCCTCATCGGTCTGCCCTCGTCGGGGATCCACTCCAACGGCTACTCCCTCGTCCGCCACATCATCGCCGAGGCGGGATGGGGTCTGGACCGGCAGGTCGAGGAGTTCGGCCGCACCCTCGGTGAGGAGCTGCTCGTTCCCACCCACGTCTATACCGGCGAGCTCGCCGCACTCTTCGATGCCCTGCCCGAGGCTGTGCATTCGGTCTCGCACGTCACCGGCGGGGGACTCTCGGCGAATGTGGCCCGCGTGCTCCCGCAGGGCCTGGTCGCGCAGATGTCGCGGGCCTCGTGGACGGTGCCCGCGGTGTTCTCCGTGCTCGGTGACCTCGGCGGAGTACCGCAGGCCGACCGGGAACGCACATGGAACCTCGGCGTCGGCATGGTCCTCGTCGTCGATCCGTCCGCGGTCGACGGTGTGCTGGCCGCGAGCCCCGGAGCCTGGGTGCTCGGTGACGTCGCCGCCGACGACGGTGCCCTGGCGACCGATCCCTACTATGTACAGGGCGCCAAGGGCGTCGACGGCGGCGCCGCGATCCTGCAGTAG
- a CDS encoding DUF3073 domain-containing protein, with protein MGRGRAKAKQIKVARKLKYYSPDTDLNRLQEELGADSRHSGPSDPYDDEPDYSDYADKYNVDDDDEYDEK; from the coding sequence GTGGGTCGCGGCCGCGCAAAGGCAAAGCAGATCAAGGTAGCTCGGAAGCTGAAATACTACAGCCCGGATACCGACCTTAATCGACTCCAGGAGGAGCTGGGCGCCGACTCGCGCCACTCCGGACCGTCGGATCCGTATGACGATGAACCCGATTACTCCGACTACGCCGACAAGTACAACGTCGACGATGATGACGAGTACGACGAGAAGTGA